A single window of Leptospira koniambonensis DNA harbors:
- a CDS encoding endonuclease III domain-containing protein, protein MLPKNTSESKKRRSSPSFSPTPEYVSRIYFLLRKEFGDVNSPLQYSKDYEFAISVILSAQCTDERVNQVTPLLFAEFPTLESIASAPLKKIEKLIYSTGFYKNKAKSVSGFANLLLNEYDGKLPKSIKELTKLPGIGRKTANVVLNEIHHISEGFVVDTHVKRISKKLGLTKQSDPVKVEKDLMQNIQPEYWMDLSLYFIFLGRKYCKAHKTFCETCILRKECPSSTSPKD, encoded by the coding sequence TTGCTCCCAAAAAATACGTCGGAATCCAAAAAAAGGCGATCTAGTCCTTCTTTTTCCCCGACCCCTGAATATGTTTCTCGAATTTACTTCCTTCTCAGGAAGGAATTCGGGGACGTAAATTCTCCTCTCCAATATTCCAAAGACTACGAATTTGCGATCTCGGTAATTCTTTCCGCTCAGTGTACTGACGAAAGAGTAAACCAGGTTACTCCTTTGCTTTTCGCAGAGTTTCCTACATTGGAATCTATTGCTTCTGCTCCTTTGAAGAAGATAGAAAAGTTAATTTATTCTACCGGTTTCTATAAGAATAAGGCAAAGTCAGTCTCCGGTTTTGCAAACCTTCTTCTAAATGAATACGACGGCAAATTGCCTAAGAGTATCAAAGAACTGACCAAACTTCCAGGTATAGGAAGAAAAACTGCAAACGTTGTATTAAATGAGATACATCATATATCCGAAGGATTCGTGGTGGATACTCATGTTAAAAGAATTTCTAAAAAGTTAGGTCTTACCAAACAATCGGATCCTGTAAAAGTGGAGAAGGATCTGATGCAAAATATTCAGCCTGAATATTGGATGGATCTGTCTTTGTATTTTATATTTTTAGGAAGAAAATATTGTAAGGCGCATAAGACATTCTGTGAGACTTGTATTCTCAGAAAAGAATGTCCTTCTTCCACTTCACCGAAAGATTAG
- the rpmB gene encoding 50S ribosomal protein L28, producing the protein MARKCVVTGKGTISGNNVSHSHLKTRRSWKINLIKKRIFLEDENRWVTVRISTRALRTLKKKGIKAAIKDNGESLKALAPKKYVGIQKKAI; encoded by the coding sequence ATGGCCAGAAAATGTGTTGTGACAGGGAAAGGAACGATATCCGGAAACAATGTTTCCCACTCTCACCTTAAAACCCGTAGATCCTGGAAAATCAACCTAATCAAAAAACGTATCTTCTTAGAAGATGAGAATCGTTGGGTAACCGTTCGTATCTCTACTCGTGCTTTAAGAACCCTTAAAAAGAAAGGGATCAAAGCTGCGATCAAAGATAACGGCGAATCACTAAAAGCACTTGCTCCCAAAAAATACGTCGGAATCCAAAAAAAGGCGATCTAG
- a CDS encoding LOG family protein translates to MGRTSLEHEEFLKSIDAFHLRVLAEIDYPQSLFREGKIQDTICIFGSARILSPEECRERETKNLSESEKKLFLKQKEMSVYYEDARKTAALVTSWGKEISKETRRMAVCTGGGPGIMEAANRGAKEAGGPSLGLNIRLPFEQFVNPYVDPEVSVEFHYFFMRKLWFLRLTMGVVAFPGGFGTVDELFETLTLIQTGRNNRKIPVILYGTKFWNDIFNLETMKEYGLIDPDDLNLITYCDTPEDVLETLKKKVPLDSD, encoded by the coding sequence ATGGGAAGAACGTCCTTAGAACATGAAGAGTTTTTAAAATCCATAGATGCGTTCCATCTAAGGGTTCTTGCGGAGATTGATTATCCTCAATCCTTATTTAGAGAAGGAAAGATCCAGGATACAATCTGCATTTTTGGATCCGCTAGGATCTTAAGTCCTGAAGAATGTAGAGAGAGGGAAACTAAAAATCTATCTGAATCGGAAAAGAAATTATTCCTAAAACAAAAAGAGATGTCTGTTTATTATGAGGACGCTCGCAAAACCGCCGCCTTAGTCACTTCTTGGGGAAAGGAAATTTCAAAAGAGACCAGAAGAATGGCGGTCTGCACAGGTGGTGGACCTGGTATTATGGAAGCTGCCAACCGAGGGGCCAAAGAAGCAGGTGGCCCAAGCCTTGGTTTGAATATCAGACTTCCATTCGAACAATTCGTGAATCCTTACGTGGACCCTGAAGTGAGCGTTGAATTTCATTATTTTTTCATGAGAAAACTTTGGTTCCTTAGATTAACCATGGGAGTAGTCGCCTTCCCTGGAGGTTTCGGAACTGTGGATGAATTATTCGAGACCTTGACTCTTATTCAAACAGGTAGGAACAACCGCAAGATCCCGGTCATTTTATATGGGACCAAATTCTGGAATGATATATTCAATTTAGAAACTATGAAAGAATATGGACTCATAGATCCAGATGATCTGAATCTAATCACTTATTGTGATACTCCTGAGGATGTTCTGGAAACATTAAAGAAGAAGGTCCCGCTGGATTCGGATTAA
- a CDS encoding pyridoxal phosphate-dependent aminotransferase produces MGLREFFIEDRLEKFRTEAPCNLGESGIRNLDLGQLAEYLNLDLRELGKLSLADSPNSGRKDLREEISKLYTNVSPDQVLMTTGTGEALFIAFHLLLQKGDTTSLFWPAFQALYEVPRSLGANLQKVDLLPRLESREEGFGKENLNKLFQNSPKLVIFNHPHNPTGIIAEEEDKKELQKLSGNFPNWILFDEHYRFLSEEGLDLGWSGIGISENSVSTGSITKCFGVMGLRIGWLIGPKDWIQKARSMKDYLTHTVSPISEFLTLKLLQNRKVLQSKIRETLRGNLRTFAHATASTGKLPGIESFKEPRGGVVGFAKLQPGLDSKKFADLLYEKAGVFVLPSADFETEGYIRLGFGETEERFRLGLERWSTLGSDVIALLNK; encoded by the coding sequence GTGGGTTTAAGAGAATTTTTCATAGAAGATCGTCTGGAAAAATTTAGGACGGAAGCTCCCTGCAATTTGGGAGAAAGTGGGATCAGAAATCTGGATCTCGGGCAGCTTGCAGAATATCTAAATTTGGATCTGAGGGAACTAGGAAAACTCTCCTTGGCAGATTCTCCTAATTCAGGAAGAAAAGATCTAAGAGAAGAAATTTCAAAACTTTATACTAATGTTTCTCCTGATCAGGTTCTTATGACTACCGGAACTGGAGAAGCACTCTTTATCGCATTTCATTTACTCTTACAAAAAGGGGACACAACTTCCTTATTTTGGCCTGCATTCCAGGCATTGTACGAAGTTCCAAGATCACTCGGCGCCAATCTACAAAAAGTGGACCTTCTTCCCAGATTAGAAAGTAGGGAAGAAGGATTTGGAAAAGAAAATCTAAACAAACTATTTCAAAATTCTCCCAAGCTTGTCATATTCAATCACCCTCATAATCCAACAGGTATCATTGCGGAAGAAGAAGATAAAAAAGAACTCCAAAAACTTTCCGGTAATTTTCCAAATTGGATCCTATTCGATGAACATTATAGATTTCTTTCGGAAGAAGGATTGGATCTGGGTTGGAGCGGCATCGGTATTTCCGAAAACTCTGTCTCTACTGGTTCTATCACAAAATGTTTTGGAGTGATGGGACTTAGGATTGGTTGGTTGATCGGTCCTAAGGATTGGATACAAAAAGCAAGATCCATGAAGGATTATTTAACTCATACAGTTTCTCCAATCTCTGAATTTCTTACTTTGAAACTTTTGCAGAATCGTAAAGTGCTTCAGAGTAAGATTAGGGAAACATTGCGTGGGAATCTGCGAACCTTCGCCCATGCGACTGCCTCGACTGGTAAACTCCCTGGAATCGAAAGTTTTAAAGAACCAAGAGGTGGAGTAGTCGGTTTTGCAAAATTGCAGCCAGGTTTGGACTCTAAAAAATTTGCAGATCTTCTGTATGAAAAGGCAGGAGTGTTTGTTTTACCTTCCGCAGATTTTGAAACGGAAGGTTATATCCGGTTAGGATTTGGAGAAACAGAGGAAAGATTTCGTCTTGGTCTAGAGCGCTGGAGCACTTTAGGATCTGATGTGATTGCTCTTTTGAACAAATAG
- a CDS encoding phospho-sugar mutase codes for MSTESHIESWTKSPFSTQVQQEAKAVLDRYKKGETGLEIEAFTVPLEFGTGGMRGRIGNGIGRMNEFTVGKAALGFSRYLVQKSKKPILVIAYDSRRRSREFAEVTAGVAASFGIKVILFSEVAPTPLLSYAVRYYKATGGVVLTASHNPPEYNGFKAYLSKGEQLAPPDDKKIITLIDKVQDWNEIPFLSSKDAKYKKLVQKAGEDCFSSYLKALKKSGIVSSKVTPKERSQTKLVYSPLHGTGGKYMKKLLQDFGYKNVTLVPEQKDPDGEFPTVKFPNPEEPEALEMSRKLSEKIGADAFIATDPDADRLGIGVKNPKGGYALLNGNQIGSILAAYLAEKVGSKPKKGKKPVLVKTVVTTDLQAEIANKNKIALKNVLTGFKFIAEVMGKLDKSKTQYFLFGGEESYGYLPVDFVRDKDSLSSALLLMEVLSEKKDLLSYMDDVYLKYGLYQESLKSLTLEGLAGKKKIQDSLQSLRDNDLIGKSIGKRKVTGFLDFKNKIAKGSASKSAFSGLPSSDVIQLELEDQAKLTIRPSGTEPKIKIYSSFKSRTSPKTKTEIPNLTESLLEELKETESLFLQLAGLS; via the coding sequence ATGAGCACAGAATCCCACATAGAATCCTGGACCAAATCCCCGTTTTCCACCCAGGTGCAACAAGAAGCGAAGGCCGTCCTGGATAGATACAAAAAGGGAGAAACCGGCCTAGAGATCGAGGCATTTACCGTACCCTTAGAATTCGGAACCGGAGGAATGAGGGGAAGGATCGGCAATGGGATCGGTAGAATGAATGAGTTCACCGTGGGAAAAGCTGCCCTAGGTTTTTCCAGATATCTGGTCCAAAAATCCAAAAAACCAATCTTGGTGATCGCATACGATTCCAGAAGAAGGTCCAGAGAATTTGCAGAGGTCACAGCTGGAGTAGCCGCATCTTTCGGAATAAAGGTAATCTTATTTTCTGAAGTAGCTCCTACACCGTTACTCTCTTATGCAGTCCGTTATTATAAGGCAACAGGTGGAGTGGTCTTAACTGCATCTCATAATCCACCTGAGTACAATGGTTTTAAAGCTTATCTTTCTAAAGGAGAACAACTCGCTCCTCCTGATGATAAAAAGATCATCACTCTCATCGATAAAGTCCAAGACTGGAATGAGATCCCATTTCTTTCTTCTAAAGATGCAAAATACAAGAAGCTGGTCCAAAAAGCCGGAGAAGATTGTTTCTCTTCTTATTTGAAAGCTCTTAAAAAATCCGGGATTGTATCTTCTAAGGTTACTCCTAAAGAAAGATCTCAAACCAAATTAGTATATTCTCCTCTCCACGGAACTGGAGGAAAATATATGAAGAAGTTACTACAAGACTTCGGATACAAAAACGTTACCTTGGTTCCGGAACAAAAAGATCCGGATGGAGAATTTCCGACGGTAAAATTTCCAAACCCAGAAGAACCAGAAGCTCTGGAGATGAGCAGAAAACTTTCCGAAAAAATTGGAGCAGATGCATTTATTGCAACCGACCCCGATGCGGACAGACTTGGGATTGGAGTCAAAAATCCTAAAGGCGGTTATGCACTTCTAAACGGAAACCAAATCGGTTCTATTTTAGCTGCTTACTTAGCGGAGAAGGTAGGATCTAAACCTAAAAAAGGTAAAAAGCCAGTTCTTGTAAAAACAGTAGTAACCACTGATTTGCAAGCTGAGATCGCAAACAAGAACAAGATCGCACTTAAGAATGTTCTAACAGGTTTCAAGTTTATCGCAGAAGTGATGGGAAAACTGGATAAAAGCAAAACCCAGTATTTCCTTTTTGGGGGAGAAGAATCCTATGGTTATTTGCCAGTGGATTTTGTAAGAGATAAAGACAGTTTATCTTCTGCACTTCTACTCATGGAAGTTCTTTCAGAAAAAAAAGACCTTCTTTCTTATATGGATGATGTATATCTTAAATATGGATTGTACCAAGAAAGTCTAAAGTCTTTAACATTAGAAGGACTTGCTGGTAAAAAGAAAATCCAAGATTCATTACAATCACTCCGTGACAATGATCTGATCGGAAAATCAATCGGCAAAAGAAAGGTCACTGGATTTTTAGATTTTAAGAATAAGATCGCAAAAGGAAGCGCTTCTAAATCTGCGTTTTCCGGCCTTCCTTCTTCCGATGTGATCCAATTAGAGTTAGAAGATCAGGCAAAGCTGACCATCCGTCCCTCTGGGACTGAGCCTAAGATCAAAATTTATTCTTCTTTCAAAAGTAGGACTTCTCCTAAGACCAAAACTGAGATTCCAAATCTCACTGAAAGTTTATTAGAAGAATTGAAAGAAACAGAGTCCTTATTTTTACAATTGGCGGGTTTATCATGA
- a CDS encoding acetylornithine transaminase, whose protein sequence is MNETASDFQTTKELTDKYLLDLFNRYPVAFRYGVNELLFDQNNKQYIDFLAGVAVTNLGHSDPDIIEAIRNQIDKLMHTSNWFYSEEASRLAELLILNTFPGKVFICNSGTEAIEAAFKLARAYAEQKQIHDPIIISLQKSFHGRSVSGISLTGQKKLHTGFGKLLDGIEFVSPNNEEELVEAFERFAGRVVAFIAEPILGESGIIPLSHGYMNLARELTLENEALLILDEIQTGFGRTGTMFAFETYGFSPDVMALAKGLGSGFPIGALVVAEKYQDVLAKGTHGTTYGGNHLGAAIAYETIRIMQTRDVLSNVNSCSEIAFSRLNQMKQKNKIIKEIRGKGLHIGVELTVPSRSIAELCLEKGLIVNATGDTVIRIMPPLTISTQYLNEGLDILESVLDAQK, encoded by the coding sequence ATGAACGAAACTGCATCAGATTTCCAAACTACAAAAGAACTTACGGACAAGTATCTTCTAGACTTATTCAATCGTTACCCTGTAGCATTCCGTTATGGAGTGAACGAATTATTATTCGATCAAAACAATAAACAGTACATCGACTTTTTGGCGGGTGTTGCGGTTACAAATCTGGGGCATAGTGATCCGGATATTATAGAAGCAATCCGTAACCAGATAGATAAATTGATGCATACTTCCAATTGGTTCTATTCGGAAGAAGCATCTCGTTTAGCGGAACTTCTCATCTTGAATACATTTCCTGGAAAAGTGTTTATATGTAATTCTGGAACAGAAGCGATCGAGGCTGCCTTCAAACTTGCGAGAGCATATGCTGAACAAAAGCAGATCCATGATCCGATTATCATTTCTTTACAGAAAAGTTTTCACGGAAGATCTGTTTCAGGGATCAGTTTAACAGGACAGAAAAAACTACATACTGGTTTTGGAAAACTTTTAGACGGGATCGAATTCGTTTCTCCAAACAACGAAGAAGAACTTGTAGAAGCTTTCGAAAGATTTGCGGGCAGAGTGGTAGCATTCATCGCAGAACCAATCTTGGGAGAAAGTGGTATTATTCCTCTCTCTCATGGATATATGAATTTAGCAAGAGAGTTAACTTTAGAAAACGAAGCACTTCTTATCTTAGATGAGATCCAAACTGGTTTTGGAAGAACAGGTACAATGTTCGCATTCGAAACTTACGGGTTTTCTCCGGATGTAATGGCTCTTGCAAAAGGACTCGGTTCTGGGTTTCCAATCGGAGCCTTAGTAGTTGCTGAAAAATACCAAGACGTTCTAGCTAAGGGTACTCATGGCACAACTTACGGTGGAAATCATTTGGGAGCTGCAATTGCGTATGAGACGATCAGGATTATGCAAACAAGAGACGTTCTATCAAACGTAAACTCTTGTTCTGAGATCGCGTTTAGCCGTTTAAACCAGATGAAACAAAAGAACAAGATCATCAAAGAGATCAGAGGAAAAGGTCTTCATATTGGAGTAGAATTAACTGTTCCCTCTAGATCGATCGCAGAACTTTGTTTGGAAAAAGGACTGATCGTAAATGCAACTGGAGACACAGTCATTCGGATCATGCCTCCGCTTACTATCTCAACACAATATTTGAATGAAGGACTGGATATTCTTGAATCAGTCCTAGACGCACAGAAATAA
- the leuB gene encoding 3-isopropylmalate dehydrogenase, with protein MKKVAVLAGDGIGPEVMKVALSVLKKALGSKASDFQFTEALVGGIAIDKTGGPLPPETLKLCEESDAILFGSVGGPKWESLPPEKQPERGALLPLRKHFDLFANLRPAIIYPELRNASPIKPEIIGEGLDILILRELTSGIYFGQPKGREGSGAEEFAFDTMRYSRREIERAARVAFEAARKRNNKVTSIDKANVLTTSVFWKEVVIDLHKREFSDVQLSHLYVDNAAMQLIVNPKQFDVILCENMFGDILSDEASIITGSIGMLPSASLSESGFGLYEPSGGSAPDIAGKGIANPIAQILSAALLLRYSFSMEEEAQKIETAVRKVISAGKRTRDIAEKGAEILGTEEIGIEIEKVL; from the coding sequence ATGAAAAAAGTAGCCGTATTAGCAGGGGACGGAATCGGCCCCGAGGTCATGAAGGTGGCCCTCTCCGTTCTTAAAAAAGCGCTCGGCTCCAAAGCCTCTGACTTCCAATTTACGGAAGCGCTTGTAGGAGGAATTGCAATCGACAAAACCGGAGGACCCCTTCCTCCGGAAACATTAAAACTTTGTGAAGAATCAGATGCTATCCTATTTGGATCTGTTGGAGGACCTAAATGGGAATCTCTTCCTCCAGAAAAACAACCGGAAAGAGGAGCGCTTCTTCCTTTACGTAAACATTTCGATCTATTCGCAAATTTACGACCAGCGATCATCTATCCAGAACTTAGAAACGCTTCTCCCATCAAACCTGAAATTATTGGAGAAGGTCTGGATATTCTGATCCTAAGAGAATTAACCTCAGGTATCTATTTCGGTCAGCCAAAAGGTAGAGAAGGAAGTGGAGCAGAAGAATTCGCATTCGATACAATGAGATATTCTCGTAGAGAGATCGAAAGAGCAGCAAGAGTTGCATTCGAAGCAGCGAGAAAAAGAAATAATAAAGTCACGAGCATTGATAAGGCAAACGTATTAACCACTTCTGTTTTTTGGAAAGAAGTAGTGATCGATCTGCACAAAAGAGAATTTTCTGACGTCCAATTATCCCATCTTTACGTGGACAATGCAGCGATGCAGCTAATCGTAAATCCTAAACAATTCGACGTGATCCTTTGCGAGAATATGTTCGGAGACATTCTTTCTGACGAGGCTTCTATCATCACAGGCTCCATCGGGATGCTTCCTTCCGCTTCCCTTTCAGAGTCCGGGTTTGGTTTATACGAACCTTCCGGCGGATCCGCTCCGGATATCGCAGGCAAAGGAATTGCAAACCCAATCGCCCAGATTTTGAGTGCCGCTCTACTATTACGTTATTCTTTCTCTATGGAAGAAGAAGCACAAAAGATAGAAACCGCGGTCCGTAAAGTGATTTCCGCAGGAAAACGTACCAGAGATATCGCCGAGAAAGGCGCCGAAATTTTGGGAACGGAAGAAATCGGAATAGAAATTGAGAAGGTTTTATAA
- a CDS encoding response regulator, protein MKGGVAPSGRPYQVIIAENSKFQAKQLAQILESEGYEVVGFAESGKELLNMYKDNRKVDLITLDLHLPVIDGFAAFHEMKEMGVLPRVIVITDENTPAVIKSLTDDGIMDYLVKPIKREKVLEKANATVRKTIKI, encoded by the coding sequence ATGAAAGGCGGAGTAGCTCCATCAGGAAGACCTTATCAGGTAATCATTGCGGAAAATTCTAAATTCCAAGCCAAACAATTGGCTCAGATCCTGGAATCCGAAGGTTACGAAGTGGTCGGTTTTGCGGAATCGGGCAAAGAGCTCCTAAACATGTATAAGGACAACCGAAAGGTGGACCTGATTACATTAGACCTTCACCTCCCTGTGATAGACGGTTTTGCTGCCTTTCACGAAATGAAAGAAATGGGAGTTCTTCCCAGAGTGATCGTGATTACCGACGAAAACACACCTGCAGTCATCAAATCTCTGACTGACGACGGTATCATGGACTATCTAGTAAAACCGATCAAAAGAGAGAAGGTTCTAGAAAAAGCAAACGCAACAGTTCGCAAGACCATCAAGATCTGA
- a CDS encoding polyphenol oxidase family protein has translation MIDHRFFLEDKRSLRLLILGNKEASGDPNDPNFIRERVAQASGVAGAEVFFIGQEHGTTVIEANGSPSAEIPTGDALFTTEPKKILVVKTADCMPIFFWTGRPALVGVIHSGWKGTLAGITEKTLAHVQKRYGVDPELVHFYLGPYATGKHYEVGEDVASLFRKEVPNSLKNLEEPGKFLLEQKTFLLHRIKGLGIQPFLETAGVCTMSPNSKFFSHRRGDTGRNLNCIWLE, from the coding sequence ATGATCGATCATAGATTTTTTCTAGAAGATAAAAGAAGCCTTAGGCTTTTGATCCTGGGAAACAAAGAAGCTTCCGGAGATCCGAATGATCCTAATTTTATCCGGGAAAGGGTTGCCCAGGCTTCAGGAGTTGCTGGCGCAGAAGTATTCTTCATAGGCCAGGAACATGGAACTACCGTCATAGAGGCAAATGGTTCGCCTAGTGCCGAAATTCCTACAGGAGATGCTCTATTTACAACAGAACCTAAAAAGATCTTAGTAGTAAAAACTGCTGATTGTATGCCCATCTTCTTTTGGACAGGAAGGCCTGCTCTTGTGGGTGTGATCCATTCAGGTTGGAAAGGAACTCTTGCAGGAATTACAGAAAAAACTCTGGCTCATGTGCAGAAAAGATACGGAGTAGATCCGGAACTCGTTCATTTTTATCTGGGGCCTTATGCGACCGGCAAACATTACGAAGTCGGAGAAGATGTTGCTTCTCTCTTTAGAAAGGAAGTTCCGAATTCTCTAAAAAACTTAGAAGAACCTGGAAAGTTCCTGTTGGAACAAAAAACTTTCTTACTTCATAGGATTAAAGGTCTTGGGATCCAACCTTTTTTGGAAACTGCTGGGGTTTGCACCATGTCTCCCAATTCTAAATTTTTTAGTCATAGAAGGGGAGATACAGGTAGGAACTTAAATTGTATCTGGTTGGAATAA
- a CDS encoding phosphoribosylanthranilate isomerase has translation MSKTPKVKICGIRKVDDLKICVEEGADLIGINFVSSSPRLVSPKEAEILITYLYVSVPAFLRPKIVFLFYKSSTQYIETLLKNLQHDYVQYVSDDSLAPGETSPLYQTKDSRIISYRVRGKVNDDSLHFLNSDLLILDSYKSDAGGGTGESFPWDQVSEVRRPYLLAGGLTPENVAKALSQTKAYGVDVASGVESSPGNKDQELIRKFIRNAKQFSYNGN, from the coding sequence ATGTCCAAAACCCCCAAAGTAAAAATCTGCGGAATACGAAAAGTAGACGATCTAAAAATCTGCGTGGAAGAAGGAGCCGATCTAATCGGGATCAATTTTGTTTCTTCCAGTCCAAGACTTGTTTCTCCAAAAGAAGCAGAGATCCTGATCACCTATTTATATGTATCTGTTCCTGCATTTTTACGTCCAAAAATCGTATTCCTTTTTTATAAATCTTCAACCCAATATATAGAAACACTTTTAAAAAATTTACAACACGACTATGTCCAATACGTTAGCGACGACTCATTAGCTCCCGGGGAAACTTCTCCTCTTTACCAAACCAAGGATTCTAGAATCATTTCTTATCGTGTTCGAGGAAAAGTAAACGATGACTCTCTTCATTTTCTAAATTCAGATTTATTGATATTAGATAGTTATAAATCAGATGCTGGCGGAGGAACTGGAGAAAGTTTTCCTTGGGACCAGGTGTCAGAAGTTCGTAGACCTTATCTACTCGCGGGAGGGTTGACACCGGAGAATGTTGCAAAGGCACTTTCTCAGACTAAGGCATACGGAGTCGATGTGGCAAGCGGTGTAGAATCTTCGCCAGGAAATAAAGACCAGGAACTCATTCGGAAATTTATCAGAAATGCAAAACAATTCTCTTACAACGGAAACTAA